In a single window of the Candidatus Neomarinimicrobiota bacterium genome:
- a CDS encoding threonylcarbamoyl-AMP synthase — MKLLSILSPDAITEATEILASGGVVVYPTDTLYGLGADALNSEAVEKVSKIKGRHGPWSIAVTNLDMLKEYCQLPATHEEFINSQLPGAVTLILPGASDRLANNIVAPGSTVGVRIPDHSVPVELAKALKKPITSTSVNRTGKPPLNDPKTIRKQFSTEIDLIIDAGTLPSSSGSTIYDLTTESLKTVR; from the coding sequence ATGAAGCTCCTATCAATATTATCTCCAGACGCAATAACTGAGGCTACAGAAATATTAGCCTCCGGAGGTGTGGTCGTCTACCCCACCGATACGCTCTATGGCCTGGGTGCTGATGCATTGAATTCAGAAGCAGTTGAAAAGGTCTCGAAAATAAAGGGACGTCACGGCCCATGGAGCATCGCCGTGACCAATCTCGATATGCTAAAGGAATATTGCCAATTACCTGCCACGCATGAGGAATTCATCAACTCTCAGCTGCCAGGCGCTGTAACACTCATTTTGCCGGGAGCTTCCGACCGTCTCGCCAATAACATTGTGGCACCCGGAAGCACGGTGGGTGTTAGGATTCCTGATCACTCCGTCCCAGTTGAATTGGCAAAAGCCTTGAAAAAACCCATCACATCAACGAGTGTAAACAGAACAGGCAAGCCGCCTTTGAACGATCCCAAAACAATAAGGAAACAATTTTCCACTGAGATCGATCTCATTATCGACGCCGGAACTCTCCCCTCTTCTTCCGGTTCAACTATTTATGACCTTACAACAGAGAGCTTAAAAACAGTAAGATGA
- a CDS encoding DUF3108 domain-containing protein codes for MNKWIFILSTLITLLAAQTEHPFKKGEILLYDVSLNFFSAGTASLELGDIEEFGGAFSYHITFRMKTNSIWDQIFPIRDTVETWIDSDGLFTRKLKKVIREPRYSQDLQADFDYDSGIVTTNKKSLPISSEIRDPYSFFYYLRTVPLKMGDLFDFTIFDNHKFTDLSLIVHRKEQIDVPVGKFDCLVVEPFKKGRTLFKNKGDMKVWLSNDSRRLPVKIVSKAKFGSLVMKLTRYSP; via the coding sequence ATGAATAAATGGATCTTCATTCTTTCTACTCTCATTACGCTCCTTGCGGCACAGACAGAACATCCCTTTAAGAAAGGAGAAATACTCCTTTATGATGTCAGTCTGAACTTTTTTTCCGCCGGTACTGCTAGCCTAGAACTTGGTGATATCGAGGAATTCGGTGGTGCCTTTTCTTATCACATAACTTTCAGGATGAAAACAAACTCGATTTGGGATCAAATCTTTCCTATCCGGGATACGGTAGAGACGTGGATCGATTCGGACGGGCTTTTTACCCGCAAGCTGAAAAAGGTGATCAGAGAGCCAAGATACTCTCAGGACCTGCAAGCTGATTTTGATTATGATTCAGGTATCGTCACCACCAACAAAAAATCTCTGCCTATTTCATCTGAGATAAGAGACCCCTATTCATTCTTCTATTACCTACGAACAGTGCCACTTAAAATGGGCGATCTTTTTGATTTTACCATTTTTGACAATCACAAGTTTACTGATCTGAGTCTAATTGTCCACCGGAAGGAACAGATCGACGTCCCGGTGGGCAAGTTTGACTGCCTTGTGGTAGAACCTTTCAAAAAAGGACGCACGCTGTTCAAGAACAAAGGCGACATGAAAGTATGGCTCAGCAACGACAGTCGGCGCTTGCCAGTGAAGATTGTCTCAAAAGCGAAGTTTGGTTCTCTGGTGATGAAGCTTACCCGTTATTCACCTTAA